From the Cololabis saira isolate AMF1-May2022 chromosome 13, fColSai1.1, whole genome shotgun sequence genome, the window GTAAGAGTGGTGAGACGAGGTTACCTGGGTGAGAGACAGAGGGGCAGCCATGGTGTTTCCCACCGCCGTCATTCTGCTGTGCAGCAGCCGAGCAGCGCAGGCGGGGCCGCGGGAAAACCCGGAGCTGGATCTGGACCCGCACCTGGACCTGGAGCTCTTAAAGGAAACCTGGGATTCCAGactaaaataatcaaattaatAAGTAGATTTTATGGCATGCTGATATAATCAGGgcatgtacggaagagtattagggccatggagtagaaaaaatatttgagaggggaagattttttgtattgtgcactttgagaaaaaagttgaaatgttgagattattgttgaaatacaatttcaagaataaagtcaaaatttcgtgaataaagtcgaaaattagcctttgttctcaacatttaaattttattcacggaattttgactttttttaagaaattttgacttttttctcgaaattgtacttcaacattaaaggagcatgaggctccttttaagaaatgagactctctagcgccacccttcaccacgacggccgtcgggggtactgcagccaacagtgaagccagcacgggagaacggggagaacgcgcatgcagcgtcatatgacgtcacatccgcaggacagcgcgggaaattcgggaccgaattgcagcacattttgcagcaaacagcctgttcaaggcaacggagagatacagtagagggctcattctttttggtttgaaacgcttcatctgacattattactagaaaacttaaaacgtttacgaatttttttcataaatcctgcctcaattctgcctcaagctcctttaaaggagcatgaggcaagaataagaaatgagactcattagcgccacgacgaccgtcggggttactgcagccaacagcgaagccggcacacgGGAGCGCGCACGGACTCCTCACAGTACTGCAGGTGATGTGACTGAGTTGTTTACCGGGTCGttttcaaggcaacggagagatacgctagagggctcattctttttggtttggaacgcttcatctgacattattactaaaaaacttaaaacgtatacgcatatttttcataaatcctgcctcatgctcctttaatctcaacatttcgacttttttctcgaaattgtacttcaacattaatctcgacattttgacttttttcttgaagtgcacaatgaaaaaagaattttcctctaaaatatttttattttttcctgcctggccctaatactccgtattCCGTAGGGCATGGGATGTTGCTGCCACAACAGATTTAAAAACACGCAATTCCCATGCCATGTGTTTATTTGACTTTCTTAATTTATGATCCACATCTAGTTTTAATTTGTTggatttttatcattttattataCTATGCACTaagtacacatacacacacatatatatagtgtgtgtgtatgtatgtatgtatgtatgtatgtatgtatgtatatatatatatatatatatatatatatatatatatatatatatatatatatatggacatCCCAGGTCACCCCAtgtacattttgtttttcagaatcagaaataagttttttgccaagtagtttaacacacacaaggaatttgttgtggtgattggtgcaatacaaaagagaaaataatattaaaggaaaaaagttgcttctaaagtgccggagtaatgagtctgtaggaaaaaaaaatgtacatgaagtatgtgtgtgtgtgtgtgtatagtagtatttttctttttctgagtaAAGTTTAGGGGATTGtgataaactaaaataaactccATCTCTAAACTAATAAAAATGAACATACACAATCAAGAAGTGAATATCACTGTATGGTGAATATATAAGATTTACCACAGTTGTATACTTAGGGAAATTTTAATACTCAGAttttatttcccctttaaattaCGTCAAGATTGTGGCTAAAAAAAGTTCCAAAAGAACTGAATAATTTAAGAATGTCTTAATCAATGTGCATAatatttcttttcttccccAAAGAATCTGTCTGTACACAAGGGAGAAAGCTTTGCTTTTTTGGGGCCTTCAGTCTGCAGTAGATTGAGAACAGATACTCGTATGTGGTGGAAATTTCTCCATGGGTTCAGGAATGTTTCTGAATTCTTGGTCAATGAAAACAGTATGTTGGTGTATCAACAGATTCAAGTTAAAACTCTATGATACAAACACAAAACTTAAATAACATAATTTTCTCCTCTGCTGTATCAacatttttacatcttttaGGGCATCATAGATGTCATATCCtccagattaaagaaaaaaggggtTATCTTTTCTTTTGAGTTCCCAGTTCAAAACCCAGCATAGAGATTTCAGAGCAACGTACATATGATCCCATCCaaacatttttagatttttgcaCATTTCAGAGTAGCAAACAACTTTCTACTCTATTGACAACAACATGGCTCCATAGTAAGAGTTTTATGCTAAATCTAACTTGACCTCATACTATACTATACAACTAAAAAGTAACCCAAGATGAGTAAAATAGTCACATAAATGCTAACACCTTTACAAAGATCTCTTAGTTGACTGTCCAGCTTTAAACAATCAAATAATCAatatataacttcacaaatcagatttattatgagacttaaaataataatcataatacaCAAAGGGATATCTAGTTGATTTGTTCTGGTTGCTTTTATTGGACAAAGCACATTTCTggcttttatgttttgttttgtttaaacatAGCAACATGAAAATTGCCCAACCTCATTTCCTTCAATTAGTACAAAATGTCTTTTACAAAAGTAACATTTATGTATGAGCTTCAACTTTAAGAGTACAGCAGTGcagaaatattgaaataaaaaaaaaaaaaagaaaactgtttttatacaCCAACAATGAGGAAAAACTAAAGTGACATGTACCAAATGATCATTACATTTTCTGCTACTGGAGTTTCCTTAATACACATCTGAACACAGCTGATCTTAAACACACAAGACTAGTAAGACTAGTATGTGCAGTGGAGTGAGAAAGTGTTTTCACCTCAATACAAAACTATGCAGGGAACTATATCTTAAGACACCTCATATTAACACCCAGTGTCAGATGCTTCTTCTGAGCAGGTTGTAAAATTAACTGGTAGTCCTGATGAACTCTAGTTCACAGTAACCCTTGTTTGAGTAAGAGTTTAAATAAGAGCACAATTACCTCCAATTCTATCCCGTCCTTCCAGACATCCtgtgaaacacaaacacacacacacaaaccccaGACAAAAtcagacaaacaaaacagatGAGGTAAACAAAGTAATTTCATGGAACCACCCATAATCATGTCACTACAatgtcatttgaaaaaaaattctgtaaaacacaaagggcaacttttgtattttttgttaaatacaATTAGCAGTTTTATAATCACGGGTCTTGACATTAATTTCAACATATCAATAACTTCCATTATTTCACTTTCCATTATAATAAACAACAGTGATGGTTCatgaaaatgaacattaattaccCTTCTTCACCTACCCCCTTGTTTTGTAaacactaaaaaataaaaacaaaaagcctGTCACAGCCAGCCCATCCCTGCGGGGTGTTAGTCATGAGGGTTGATCATTTCAGTCCCCAGTCTGGTCCCAACAGCCCACAGACACAGTTTGAGTAGTTCCTGAGATTATAACTCGTCCTTAGATTTAGAGTCTGtgccttcctcttcttcttcttcctcgtcctcctcctcctcaggctcctccccctcttcatcttcttcttcctcctcctcctccttttcctcctcatcttcttccttttcctcttctctcttctGCTTGTCCTCCTCTTCTCgtttcttcctctcttcttcctcttggcTTTCCTTCATTTTTCTCTCGGCATCCTACCAAACAAAAAATATCAgtaattaaacagtaataaGTTATATTGTTGATACTTGTAGTGATTGTCAAGACGACTTCACTTAAAGTAGAACCGGGAGGTAAGAGCACCTTAGTTTTGCCCCAAGTGTCGTTGCCAACTTCCTCTGCCAGGTTTGGATCACTGGTGATTAGGAAGTTGTCAAAGATAGTACCCGACTTGACCTGCACACAGTTAAACAGCAATACATTTCAAAAGTCTAATACAGAGAGACACACGAGACAACATTTTTGCATTAGCTGCATTTAGGAATTAGTCACAATGTTCCTTGATGAATGCAATTATTGTACTacattattgttgttgattAAACTAAAAACACAGCGTCTTCTTACCTGCCACAAGTCCAGTCCAATCACACCAATGCTTTCGTATTTGTAGATCTCGGGGTCAGCTGTGTACTCCGGGTTGTCAATCTCAGGGTGGATCCACTTCCCCTTGTACGCAGGGTTATCGATCTCACTGGGCTTCCACTCCCCCTACAAAAGGgtgaacagaaaacagaaacgcAATTAATGACAGTAACATAAGAAGGGTAAAAGGAACAAACAGTTAAAAGTAAATCTGAAATAATTATACTGTGCAAGCtgttggacaaaaaaaaaatgtatgtgtgtgtgtgtgtgtgtgtatgtatgtatatatatatatatatatatatatatatatatatatatataaataatatataaaaatttATAAATGAATACATGTTGTTCTGCTATGGGAAGTATATATAATTCCCCCCCCATTCTTTTTAACAGAAGGGTGTAATGCACAACAACCCTATCTTACCTACTGTATGAAGTGCCATTGTGTACCTTGTAATCAGGGTTGTTGATCATCGGTGGTTCCCACTCTCCATCCATCTCATCATCCCAGTCATCAGGCTTTTTGGCATCAGGATCTGGGATGTTCTCAGGCTTGTCCCAGtcctacacaaaaaaaaaaaaaaaagtataaacatgACTCCACACTCATATTAAACATGTTTCATATACATAAAAGGCTTTTTTTGCAAATGACTTGAATACTGTCTGTTAAATGACatgtgttgagaaaaaaaaaaaaaaacgaaagtaGGCCCACCTCTGGTTTCTTATCTTCAGGGTCGGGAACTTTCTCCCTGTCATCCCAGTCCTCTGGCTTTTTAGCTTCGGGATCCTTAACTTTTTTGGGTGGCAAAAAGTCCCAGTCGTCCTCCAGATTACCAGATTCGACCTTCTTATTGTCGATCTTGACCTCGTAAGTGTTGTCAGGGTTGACGATCAGTGTGTATAAATGGGTGTACTCGTCATCCTGCAGGGAGGACAGCGGATGTTGACAGACGGTTTGAAAAGTGcaactaaaacatgcaacaTATCCACATGATGTTTGTGTCTAAGCTGCAAAATATTTCTCTCCATTTGTTTAGATGGTTTGATTTCAGAATAATAAAGTGTTAAATCAGCTTATGTAATGTCCTAATTAAATAAGGCAACAATGTTTTGAGATCTCACCTTGCATCTAACGTCCTTGTTAATCAAATGGTTTTTGCCTTTGTAATTGAAGATCACGTGTACTTTCTT encodes:
- the calr gene encoding calreticulin codes for the protein MTALSLLLMAVSAASVLAESAEHFREQFEDADAWMSRWVESKHKSDYGKFVLTAGKFYGDEEKDKGLQTSQDARFYALSTRFDKFSNKGKSLVIQFTVKHEQSIDCGGGYIKLFPSELNQEEMHGDSVYNIMFGPDICGPGTKKVHVIFNYKGKNHLINKDVRCKDDEYTHLYTLIVNPDNTYEVKIDNKKVESGNLEDDWDFLPPKKVKDPEAKKPEDWDDREKVPDPEDKKPEDWDKPENIPDPDAKKPDDWDDEMDGEWEPPMINNPDYKGEWKPSEIDNPAYKGKWIHPEIDNPEYTADPEIYKYESIGVIGLDLWQVKSGTIFDNFLITSDPNLAEEVGNDTWGKTKDAERKMKESQEEEERKKREEEDKQKREEEKEEDEEEKEEEEEEEDEEGEEPEEEEDEEEEEEEGTDSKSKDEL